The Enterobacter kobei genome has a segment encoding these proteins:
- the grxC gene encoding glutaredoxin 3, whose protein sequence is MANIEIYTKATCPFCHRAKALLNSKGVTFKELPIDGDAVKREEMIQRSGRTTVPQIFIDAQHIGGCDDLYALDARGGLDPLLS, encoded by the coding sequence ATGGCCAATATTGAGATCTACACCAAAGCGACGTGCCCGTTCTGCCACCGTGCGAAAGCGCTGCTGAACAGCAAAGGCGTCACGTTCAAGGAACTGCCGATCGACGGTGACGCGGTTAAACGCGAAGAGATGATCCAACGTAGTGGTCGTACGACGGTTCCGCAGATTTTTATTGATGCGCAGCACATTGGCGGCTGTGATGACTTGTATGCGCTCGACGCCCGTGGTGGACTCGATCCGCTGCTGAGCTAA
- the secB gene encoding protein-export chaperone SecB has protein sequence MSEQSNNEMIFQIQRIYTKDVSFEAPNAPHVFQKDWQPEVKLDLDTASTQLADDVYEVVLRVTVTASLGEETAFLCEVQQGGIFSIGGIEGNQMAHCLGAYCPNILFPYARECITSLVSRGTFPQLNLAPVNFDALFMNYLQQQAGEGAEQHQDA, from the coding sequence ATGTCAGAACAAAGCAATAATGAAATGATTTTCCAGATCCAGCGCATCTACACGAAAGATGTCTCTTTTGAAGCGCCAAATGCGCCGCACGTTTTCCAGAAAGACTGGCAGCCAGAGGTTAAACTTGATCTGGATACCGCATCTACCCAACTGGCAGATGACGTGTATGAAGTTGTACTGCGTGTGACCGTGACCGCCTCTCTGGGCGAAGAAACCGCGTTCCTGTGTGAAGTACAGCAGGGCGGCATCTTCTCCATCGGCGGCATCGAAGGCAACCAGATGGCGCATTGCCTGGGTGCATACTGCCCGAACATCCTGTTCCCGTATGCGCGCGAATGCATCACCAGCCTAGTTTCTCGCGGTACATTCCCGCAACTGAACCTTGCGCCAGTTAACTTTGATGCGCTGTTCATGAACTATCTGCAGCAGCAAGCTGGCGAAGGTGCTGAACAACATCAGGATGCCTGA
- the gpsA gene encoding NAD(P)H-dependent glycerol-3-phosphate dehydrogenase has product MSTVNASMTVIGAGSYGTALAITLARNGHDVVLWGHDPKHIATLQHDRCNVAFLPDVPFPDSLHLESDLATALAASRNILIVVPSHVFGEVLRQIKPLMRPDARIVWATKGLEAETGRLLQDVAREALGDAIPLAVISGPTFAKELAAGLPTAISLASTDQAFADDLQHLLHCGKSFRVYSNPDFIGVQLGGAVKNVIAIGAGMSDGIGFGANARTALITRGLTEMSRLGEALGADPATFMGMAGLGDLVLTCTDNQSRNRRFGMMLGQGSDVKSAQEKIGQVVEGYRNTKEVRELAHRFGVEMPITEEIYQVLYCGKNAREAALTLLGRARKDERSSK; this is encoded by the coding sequence ATGAGCACTGTTAATGCTTCAATGACTGTGATCGGTGCCGGCTCATACGGCACCGCTCTTGCCATCACGCTGGCAAGAAATGGTCACGACGTGGTCCTGTGGGGCCACGATCCAAAACATATCGCCACGCTGCAGCACGACCGTTGCAATGTGGCGTTTCTCCCGGACGTTCCGTTCCCTGACTCTCTGCACCTGGAAAGCGATCTTGCGACCGCGCTGGCGGCCAGCCGCAACATTCTGATTGTCGTCCCGAGCCATGTGTTTGGCGAAGTGCTGCGTCAGATTAAGCCGCTGATGCGCCCGGATGCCCGTATTGTCTGGGCAACCAAAGGTCTTGAAGCGGAAACCGGACGCCTGCTGCAGGACGTTGCCCGCGAAGCGCTGGGTGATGCGATCCCGCTGGCGGTCATCTCCGGTCCAACCTTTGCCAAAGAGCTGGCTGCTGGCCTGCCGACGGCGATCTCGCTGGCATCGACTGACCAGGCTTTCGCCGACGATCTCCAGCATCTGCTGCACTGTGGCAAGAGCTTCCGCGTCTACAGCAACCCTGATTTTATCGGTGTCCAGCTGGGCGGTGCGGTGAAGAACGTGATTGCTATCGGTGCCGGGATGTCTGACGGTATTGGCTTTGGCGCCAACGCCCGTACGGCGTTGATTACCCGCGGCTTAACCGAGATGTCCCGTCTTGGCGAGGCGCTGGGCGCCGATCCGGCCACCTTTATGGGGATGGCGGGTCTGGGCGATCTGGTGCTGACCTGTACCGACAACCAGTCTCGTAACCGCCGCTTTGGCATGATGCTCGGACAGGGCAGCGATGTAAAAAGCGCGCAGGAGAAGATTGGACAGGTGGTGGAAGGCTACCGCAATACCAAAGAAGTCCGCGAATTGGCGCACCGGTTTGGTGTCGAAATGCCAATAACCGAGGAAATTTATCAGGTATTGTATTGCGGAAAAAATGCGCGCGAGGCAGCATTGACCTTATTAGGTCGTGCGCGCAAGGACGAGCGCAGCAGTAAGTAG
- the cysE gene encoding serine O-acetyltransferase, which produces MPCEELDIVWNNIKAEARALADCEPMLASFYHATLLKHENLGSALSYMLANKLASSIMPAIAIREVVEEAYAADPEMIASAACDIQAVRTRDPAVDKYSTPLLYLKGFHALQAYRIGHWLWNEGRRALAIFLQNQVSVTFQVDIHPAAKIGRGIMLDHATGIVVGETAVIEDDVSILQSVTLGGTGKTSGDRHPKIREGVMIGAGAKILGNIEVGRGAKIGAGSVVLQPVPPHTTAAGVPARIVGKPDSDKPSMDMDQHFNGIHHTFEYGDGI; this is translated from the coding sequence ATGCCGTGTGAAGAACTGGATATCGTCTGGAACAATATTAAAGCCGAAGCCCGGGCGCTGGCCGACTGTGAGCCTATGCTGGCCAGTTTTTACCACGCTACGCTACTCAAACACGAAAACCTTGGCAGTGCTCTCAGCTACATGCTCGCCAACAAGCTGGCCTCCTCGATTATGCCTGCTATCGCCATCCGCGAAGTGGTGGAGGAGGCATACGCCGCTGACCCGGAAATGATCGCCTCTGCCGCCTGTGATATTCAGGCCGTGCGTACGCGTGACCCGGCGGTAGATAAATACTCTACGCCTCTGCTATACCTGAAAGGCTTCCACGCCCTGCAGGCGTATCGCATCGGCCACTGGCTATGGAATGAAGGCCGCCGCGCGCTGGCAATCTTCCTGCAAAATCAGGTCTCCGTGACCTTCCAGGTCGATATTCACCCGGCAGCGAAAATTGGCCGTGGAATTATGCTCGACCACGCCACCGGCATTGTTGTGGGTGAGACGGCGGTGATTGAAGACGACGTTTCGATCCTGCAGTCGGTTACCCTTGGCGGTACCGGTAAAACCAGCGGCGATCGCCATCCGAAAATTCGTGAAGGGGTGATGATTGGCGCGGGTGCCAAAATCCTCGGCAATATCGAAGTCGGACGCGGCGCGAAGATTGGTGCAGGGTCGGTTGTGCTCCAGCCGGTTCCGCCGCACACCACCGCGGCTGGCGTACCGGCGCGTATCGTCGGCAAACCAGACAGCGATAAGCCGTCCATGGATATGGATCAGCACTTCAACGGTATCCACCATACGTTTGAGTATGGTGACGGCATTTAA
- the trmL gene encoding tRNA (uridine(34)/cytosine(34)/5-carboxymethylaminomethyluridine(34)-2'-O)-methyltransferase TrmL, producing MLNIVLFEPEIPPNTGNIIRLCANTGFRLHIIEPMGFTWDDKRLRRAGLDYHEFTAVVRHHDYAAFLESEKPQRMFALTTKGTPAHSAVSYQDGDYLMFGPETRGLPATILDALPAEQKIRIPMMPDSRSMNLSNAVSVVVYEAWRQLGYPGAILRS from the coding sequence ATGCTTAACATCGTTTTATTCGAACCAGAAATTCCGCCGAATACCGGCAATATCATCCGCCTGTGTGCCAACACCGGCTTTCGTCTGCACATCATTGAGCCGATGGGCTTTACGTGGGACGACAAGCGTCTGCGTCGCGCGGGGCTGGATTACCATGAATTTACTGCCGTCGTGCGCCATCATGATTACGCCGCGTTTCTGGAAAGCGAAAAGCCGCAGCGCATGTTCGCCCTGACCACCAAAGGCACGCCAGCGCACAGCGCCGTGAGCTATCAGGACGGTGACTATCTGATGTTTGGCCCGGAAACCCGCGGCCTGCCAGCCACGATTCTGGATGCCCTGCCCGCGGAGCAGAAAATCCGAATTCCGATGATGCCGGACAGCCGCAGCATGAACCTGTCGAACGCAGTGTCGGTGGTGGTGTATGAAGCATGGCGCCAGCTGGGGTACCCGGGCGCCATTCTCAGAAGTTAA
- a CDS encoding MFS transporter, producing the protein MTYSGKVDIQQVIDESPFSGFHWLLIVLGFLVLAIDGFDTAAMGYIAPTLSAEWGIHKQDLGPVLSAALLGLSLGALIAGPVSDKMGRKRVLVFSCLFFGLASLGTAWAQTLNTLTLWRFLTGLGLGAAMPNAITLISEFAPQRCRAMAINTMYCGFPLGAAGGGAISSWLIPHHGWRSVLLTGAIAPLILTLLLALFLPESVKFLVQRGKDVMQIRRIASRFSRNTLESVTGFFLAEEKVASEKGSVAQLFSMPWLPGTLMLWVTYFMGLVIYYVLLSWMPTLMQGMGYALAESAWLTSLFTFGGTAGILLAGWMMDRWEAHKVVAGGFVLTMGLILLLGIEHNHIALFGGLIFLMGIAMNGAQSGMQTLAATFYPTECRATGIAWMQGIGRFGGVAGTMTSAQLLSLQWQADSILMILSVPALVAAAATCYKMLRCRAQEPGVA; encoded by the coding sequence ATGACGTATTCAGGCAAGGTGGATATTCAGCAGGTGATCGATGAGAGTCCCTTTTCAGGGTTTCACTGGCTTCTTATCGTACTGGGCTTTCTGGTTCTGGCGATCGATGGATTTGATACCGCAGCAATGGGTTACATCGCCCCTACGCTGTCGGCAGAATGGGGGATACATAAACAGGATCTGGGGCCGGTGCTGAGCGCAGCCCTGCTGGGCTTGTCGCTGGGTGCCCTCATTGCAGGCCCGGTATCGGACAAGATGGGGCGCAAGCGCGTGCTGGTCTTCTCCTGCCTGTTCTTCGGCCTTGCAAGCCTGGGCACGGCCTGGGCGCAAACTCTGAATACGCTGACGCTGTGGCGCTTTCTGACGGGCCTTGGCCTCGGTGCCGCAATGCCAAACGCCATCACGCTGATTTCCGAGTTCGCCCCCCAGCGCTGCCGCGCCATGGCGATTAATACCATGTACTGCGGCTTCCCTCTGGGTGCCGCAGGGGGTGGTGCGATCTCTTCGTGGCTTATTCCCCACCATGGCTGGCGAAGCGTGCTGCTGACGGGTGCAATTGCGCCGCTGATTTTGACGCTGCTGCTGGCGCTGTTCTTGCCGGAGTCGGTGAAGTTTCTGGTGCAGCGCGGGAAGGACGTCATGCAGATCCGCCGTATCGCCAGCCGGTTCAGCCGCAATACCCTGGAGAGCGTTACCGGCTTTTTCCTGGCCGAGGAAAAAGTCGCTTCTGAGAAAGGGAGCGTGGCGCAGCTCTTCTCCATGCCCTGGCTGCCCGGCACACTGATGCTGTGGGTCACCTACTTTATGGGGCTGGTGATTTACTACGTCCTGCTGAGCTGGATGCCGACCCTGATGCAGGGGATGGGCTATGCGCTGGCGGAATCCGCCTGGCTCACCTCGCTGTTCACCTTCGGCGGTACCGCAGGCATTCTGCTCGCGGGCTGGATGATGGATCGCTGGGAGGCACACAAAGTGGTCGCGGGTGGCTTTGTGCTGACAATGGGTCTCATTCTGTTACTGGGCATTGAGCATAATCATATCGCCCTGTTTGGCGGGTTGATTTTCCTGATGGGGATCGCGATGAACGGGGCGCAATCGGGCATGCAAACCCTGGCAGCGACTTTTTACCCAACAGAGTGCCGCGCAACGGGTATTGCCTGGATGCAGGGGATCGGCCGCTTTGGCGGCGTGGCGGGAACCATGACCAGCGCTCAGCTGCTTTCCCTGCAGTGGCAGGCGGACAGTATTTTGATGATCCTCAGCGTGCCTGCCCTGGTCGCCGCAGCGGCAACGTGCTACAAAATGCTGCGTTGCCGTGCGCAGGAACCTGGCGTCGCGTAA
- the lldD gene encoding FMN-dependent L-lactate dehydrogenase LldD: protein MIISAASDYRAAAQRILPPFLFHYIDGGAYAEYTLRRNVEDLSEVALRQRVLKNMSDLRLETTLFNETLSMPVALAPVGLCGMYARRGEVQAAAAADARGIPFTLSTVSVCPIEEVAPTIKRPMWFQLYVLRDRGFMRNALERAKAAGCSTLVFTVDMPTPGARYRDAHSGMSGPNAALRRYWQAVTHPQWAWDVGLNGRPHDLGNISAYLGKPTGLEDYIGWLANNFDPSISWKDLEWIREFWDGPMVIKGILDPEDARDAVRFGADGIVVSNHGGRQLDGVLSSARALPAIADAVKGDIAILADSGIRNGLDVVRMIALGADSVLLGRAYLYALATAGQAGVANLLDLIEKEMKVAMTLTGAKTISEISKDSLVQELSRLPAALAPLAQGNAA, encoded by the coding sequence ATGATCATTTCAGCAGCCAGTGACTATCGCGCCGCGGCGCAGCGCATTTTGCCCCCGTTCCTGTTCCACTACATCGACGGCGGGGCGTATGCCGAATACACCCTGCGCCGCAATGTGGAAGACTTGTCAGAGGTGGCCCTGCGTCAGCGCGTGCTGAAGAATATGTCTGACCTGCGCCTTGAGACGACGCTGTTCAACGAAACGCTCTCCATGCCGGTCGCCCTCGCCCCCGTCGGCCTGTGCGGTATGTACGCCCGTCGTGGCGAAGTGCAGGCGGCGGCGGCCGCGGATGCCAGGGGTATTCCGTTTACCCTCTCTACCGTCTCCGTCTGCCCGATTGAAGAGGTCGCGCCGACCATCAAGCGTCCGATGTGGTTCCAGCTGTACGTCCTGCGCGATCGCGGTTTTATGCGCAACGCGCTGGAGCGCGCCAAAGCGGCGGGCTGTTCCACGCTGGTCTTTACCGTCGATATGCCAACGCCGGGCGCGCGCTACCGCGACGCCCACTCCGGCATGAGCGGCCCGAATGCCGCTCTGCGCCGCTACTGGCAGGCGGTGACGCACCCGCAGTGGGCGTGGGATGTGGGTCTGAACGGACGTCCGCACGATCTGGGCAATATCTCGGCTTACCTCGGTAAACCGACCGGGCTGGAAGATTACATCGGCTGGCTGGCGAACAACTTCGATCCGTCCATCTCCTGGAAAGACCTGGAGTGGATCCGCGAATTCTGGGACGGCCCGATGGTGATCAAAGGGATCCTCGACCCGGAAGATGCCCGCGACGCGGTACGTTTTGGCGCAGACGGCATTGTGGTCTCAAACCACGGCGGGCGTCAGCTCGACGGTGTGCTCTCCTCCGCACGCGCGCTGCCCGCCATTGCCGATGCGGTGAAAGGCGATATCGCGATTCTGGCCGACAGCGGCATTCGCAACGGGCTGGATGTGGTACGCATGATCGCGCTCGGCGCCGACAGCGTGCTGCTGGGCCGTGCGTATCTGTACGCGCTGGCGACGGCGGGTCAGGCTGGCGTGGCGAACCTGCTTGACCTGATCGAAAAAGAGATGAAAGTCGCGATGACGCTGACCGGTGCGAAAACCATTAGCGAAATCAGCAAAGACTCTCTGGTGCAGGAGTTAAGTCGATTACCGGCGGCGCTGGCTCCCCTTGCGCAGGGAAACGCTGCCTGA